The Longimicrobium terrae genome includes a region encoding these proteins:
- a CDS encoding 5-formyltetrahydrofolate cyclo-ligase, producing MTKQQIRAAAKAALAAIPAEERARAEADIAARVWTVPEIAAARTLLLYAALPGEVSTDVIADEARRRGILLVYPRCLDDRRLALHVVDRHDALVPGRYGIREPDVDACPIHEVSAVDAALIPGLAWDRGRQRLGRGAGYYDRLLADPEWRGFRCGLFFAAQEVAAIPADPWDRPMDAIATDSDLIR from the coding sequence GTGACCAAGCAGCAGATCCGCGCGGCGGCAAAGGCGGCGCTCGCCGCCATCCCCGCGGAGGAGCGTGCTCGCGCGGAAGCCGACATCGCCGCGCGGGTGTGGACGGTGCCGGAGATCGCCGCCGCGCGCACACTGCTGCTGTACGCCGCGCTCCCCGGTGAAGTATCGACCGATGTGATCGCGGACGAGGCGCGGCGCCGCGGCATCCTCCTCGTCTATCCGCGCTGCCTGGATGACCGGCGGCTCGCGCTGCACGTCGTCGACCGTCACGACGCACTGGTCCCCGGCCGCTACGGCATCCGCGAGCCGGACGTGGACGCGTGCCCCATTCACGAAGTGTCCGCCGTGGACGCGGCGCTGATCCCCGGCTTGGCGTGGGACCGTGGCCGGCAGCGCCTGGGCCGCGGCGCGGGCTACTACGATCGTCTGCTGGCGGATCCCGAGTGGCGCGGCTTCCGCTGCGGCCTCTTCTTCGCCGCGCAGGAAGTCGCGGCCATCCCCGCCGACCCGTGGGATCGACCGATGGACGCCATCGCAACCGATAGCGACCTCATCCGCTGA
- a CDS encoding pseudouridine-5'-phosphate glycosidase — protein sequence MILTSLEVTTALAERRPVVALESTVLAHGLPRPRNLELGLAMEQAVRDGGAVPATVGVIAGVPQVGLSGAEIDRMANSDGVLKLSTRDLAIPIARQSDGATTVASTMWLACRAGVQVFATGGIGGVHRGEDHDISADLTELGRTQMLVVCAGAKSILDLPATREALETAGVLVVGYGTDEFPAFYARRSGLPVDARVDTAEEAAAIWRAHCNLGVPGAMLLCVPPPEEHALSSEDVDSAIAAALESARTEGVRGKEVTPYLLRAVAGHTGGRSLETNVALLLNNARVATEVAVALAAVR from the coding sequence ATGATTCTGACCTCGCTGGAAGTCACCACGGCGCTCGCGGAGCGGCGGCCGGTGGTCGCGCTGGAAAGCACTGTTCTGGCGCACGGCCTCCCTCGCCCGCGCAACCTGGAACTCGGCCTGGCCATGGAGCAGGCGGTCCGCGACGGCGGCGCCGTTCCCGCCACGGTCGGCGTCATCGCCGGCGTGCCGCAGGTGGGGCTGTCCGGCGCGGAGATCGACCGCATGGCCAACAGCGACGGCGTGCTGAAGCTTTCCACCCGCGATCTGGCCATCCCCATCGCCCGCCAGTCGGACGGCGCGACGACGGTAGCGTCAACCATGTGGCTGGCGTGCCGCGCCGGGGTGCAGGTGTTTGCCACCGGCGGAATCGGCGGCGTGCACCGCGGCGAGGACCACGACATCTCCGCCGACCTCACCGAACTCGGCCGCACGCAGATGCTGGTGGTCTGCGCGGGCGCCAAGAGCATTCTGGACCTGCCCGCCACGCGCGAGGCGCTGGAAACCGCCGGCGTGCTCGTCGTGGGATACGGGACGGACGAGTTCCCCGCGTTCTACGCGCGCCGCAGCGGCCTTCCCGTGGACGCGCGCGTGGACACGGCGGAGGAAGCGGCCGCGATCTGGCGTGCGCACTGCAACCTGGGAGTGCCCGGCGCCATGCTGCTCTGCGTTCCCCCGCCGGAGGAGCACGCGCTGTCGTCAGAGGATGTGGATTCCGCAATCGCCGCGGCGCTGGAATCCGCGCGTACGGAGGGCGTGCGCGGCAAGGAAGTCACGCCGTACCTGCTGCGCGCCGTCGCCGGGCACACGGGCGGGCGCTCGCTGGAGACCAACGTGGCGCTGCTGCTGAACAACGCGCGCGTCGCTACGGAAGTCGCCGTCGCGCTGGCCGCGGTGCGGTGA